One genomic segment of Pelagerythrobacter marensis includes these proteins:
- a CDS encoding polysaccharide biosynthesis/export family protein, with protein MSFFRNLLLALAGAGFLAGCATDRSTGMAPGIELTDLASLPAPEGGYVTRVQPGDQLEINVVNSELLSGMYIVDDNGELVFPLIGAVAVKGDSPTRVGEKIAQRLSGRYVRNPDVRVVPTELSQPTVSIGGEVEKPGAYPARLSRTLARAINNAGGLSEYAKSEDVLVLRTVNGQNYIGAFNIEAIQRGNYPDPQIYADDIITVGDSPARRRLSQILQFMPLLSTTAILIDRVGR; from the coding sequence ATGTCATTTTTCAGGAATCTCCTGCTGGCGCTTGCCGGTGCCGGTTTTTTGGCCGGGTGCGCGACCGACCGCAGCACCGGAATGGCCCCGGGCATCGAGCTGACAGATCTCGCCAGCCTGCCCGCACCGGAAGGCGGCTATGTCACGCGCGTCCAGCCCGGCGACCAGCTCGAAATTAACGTAGTGAACTCAGAACTTCTGAGCGGCATGTATATTGTCGACGACAATGGCGAGCTCGTGTTCCCGCTGATCGGAGCGGTCGCGGTGAAGGGCGATTCCCCAACGCGGGTCGGGGAAAAGATCGCCCAACGCCTGTCAGGCCGCTACGTTCGCAACCCCGATGTGCGCGTGGTGCCCACGGAGCTTTCGCAACCGACCGTCTCGATCGGCGGCGAAGTCGAGAAGCCCGGCGCCTATCCGGCGCGCCTCTCACGAACGCTGGCACGCGCGATCAACAATGCTGGCGGCCTATCCGAATATGCCAAATCGGAGGACGTCCTTGTACTGCGCACGGTCAACGGGCAGAACTATATCGGAGCCTTCAACATTGAGGCTATCCAGCGCGGCAATTACCCCGATCCGCAGATCTATGCCGACGATATCATCACGGTTGGCGATTCGCCGGCAAGACGGCGTCTGAGCCAGATTCTCCAGTTCATGCCGCTCCTTTCAACTACTGCGATCCTGATCGATCGCGTCGGACGCTGA
- a CDS encoding GumC family protein, which yields MANALPYDTELEPVDEGEEKPGILAMERYWRQAVNSRVWIAAILAAGLVLGLLVTLLSTPLYQSTAVIEISRVSSNVTNIDQTEIEELQADEQYFQTQYELLGSRFLAEAVVDAGNLTASEEFRNAFAGDPDVPLKRNEAVKILLENVSIQPVRMSNLVNVNFSSPNRALSSDIANLWAEQFLAANYEKRFGANIDARRYLRDQIAELRERLAQSEKELVDYANANQIVIIDAASSSNDDSSSSTARSLIGDSLTTLNAALAQATAKRIAAQSALQARSTSNETRSASSQLQNALAAAEAKLASLQANFGPDYPEVQAARSEVEAMREAISSSRGRDMSALEAAYRQARGEESALQAQVQQIQDRFLSQQGGGIQYGILKREVDTNRQLYDALLQRSKELEAAGAGKNNMTLVQPALPAEEPYRPSLILNLALSLLAAGAVAAAFVFLRETMDQTVRDPNDVQRLLGVPTLGLIPRVNENDILEELHRRSSELSEAYVAVRSNISFLTPSGAPKSLMLTSTRPNEGKSLTSVAICRSFAQLGKRTLLIDADLRNTALADFLGKQATADTGLSSLLAGRGESLSHVIPIEEHGFDLIPSGATPPNPADLLASDALARLIREFEQSYDFILVDGPPVLGLADALEISTAVEGAIYVIESNDVKIRAIDNALRRLRSANAKIYGAIVTKLDARNSAYGYGYGYGYGYGYGDSDRETNAPAS from the coding sequence ATGGCGAATGCACTTCCTTACGACACGGAGCTGGAGCCGGTCGACGAGGGCGAGGAAAAGCCCGGCATCCTGGCGATGGAGCGATATTGGCGCCAGGCAGTCAATTCGCGTGTCTGGATCGCGGCCATTCTCGCCGCGGGACTCGTTCTCGGGCTCCTGGTCACCCTGCTTTCGACACCCCTGTACCAGAGCACGGCGGTAATCGAGATCAGTCGCGTATCCTCGAACGTCACCAATATCGATCAGACCGAGATCGAGGAACTGCAGGCCGACGAACAGTATTTTCAGACCCAGTACGAATTGCTCGGCTCGCGCTTCCTGGCCGAAGCCGTGGTAGATGCTGGCAATCTGACCGCCTCGGAAGAGTTTAGAAATGCCTTCGCCGGCGACCCCGACGTTCCACTTAAGCGGAACGAAGCGGTCAAGATTCTCCTCGAAAACGTGAGCATCCAGCCGGTCCGGATGTCCAATCTGGTCAACGTCAATTTCTCCAGCCCGAACCGAGCGCTGTCATCGGACATCGCCAACCTCTGGGCTGAACAGTTCCTTGCGGCAAACTACGAAAAACGCTTCGGCGCGAACATCGACGCCCGCCGCTATCTCCGGGATCAGATTGCCGAACTGCGCGAGCGTCTGGCACAATCGGAGAAGGAACTGGTCGATTATGCCAATGCGAACCAGATCGTTATTATCGATGCAGCATCGAGCAGCAACGACGACAGCAGCAGCAGCACCGCCCGGTCGCTGATCGGCGACAGTCTCACGACGCTCAATGCCGCGCTCGCACAGGCGACCGCCAAACGGATTGCAGCGCAAAGCGCGCTGCAGGCGCGGTCGACCTCAAATGAAACGCGCAGCGCATCCAGCCAGCTTCAAAACGCATTGGCCGCAGCCGAAGCCAAACTTGCGAGCTTGCAGGCCAACTTCGGGCCCGATTACCCTGAAGTGCAGGCCGCACGGTCGGAAGTCGAGGCCATGCGCGAGGCAATTTCGTCTTCCCGGGGGCGCGACATGTCCGCTCTCGAAGCCGCCTACCGCCAGGCGCGCGGCGAGGAATCCGCGCTGCAGGCCCAGGTGCAGCAGATACAGGACCGGTTCCTTTCGCAGCAGGGTGGAGGCATCCAGTATGGCATCCTGAAGCGCGAGGTGGATACGAACCGCCAGCTCTACGATGCGCTCCTGCAACGCTCCAAAGAGCTTGAGGCAGCCGGTGCCGGCAAGAACAACATGACGCTGGTCCAGCCGGCGCTGCCTGCGGAAGAGCCCTATCGCCCCTCACTGATCCTCAATCTCGCGCTCAGCCTTCTGGCTGCCGGGGCGGTTGCAGCGGCCTTCGTATTCCTCCGTGAAACGATGGATCAGACCGTGCGCGATCCCAACGATGTGCAGCGGCTTCTGGGCGTGCCCACGCTGGGGCTGATCCCGCGCGTAAACGAGAACGATATCCTGGAGGAGCTGCACCGGCGCAGTTCGGAGCTATCCGAGGCTTACGTCGCCGTACGCTCGAACATTTCGTTCCTGACGCCGAGCGGGGCACCCAAGTCGCTGATGCTGACCAGCACGCGCCCCAACGAGGGCAAATCGCTGACGTCGGTTGCGATCTGCCGCAGCTTCGCCCAGCTGGGCAAGCGGACGCTGCTAATCGATGCCGACTTGCGCAACACTGCGCTGGCCGACTTCCTGGGCAAGCAGGCGACTGCCGATACCGGCCTTAGCAGCCTGCTGGCCGGTCGCGGCGAATCGCTGTCGCACGTCATTCCGATCGAAGAACACGGTTTCGACCTGATTCCGAGTGGCGCCACTCCGCCCAATCCGGCCGACCTTCTGGCCAGCGACGCCCTGGCGCGGCTCATCCGCGAGTTTGAACAGTCCTACGACTTCATTCTTGTCGACGGCCCGCCCGTTCTGGGCCTGGCCGATGCGCTGGAAATCTCGACCGCAGTCGAAGGGGCGATCTATGTGATCGAATCGAACGACGTGAAGATCCGCGCGATCGACAATGCACTGCGGCGCCTGCGGTCGGCCAATGCGAAGATCTACGGCGCGATCGTAACGAAGCTGGACGCTCGCAATTCGGCTTACGGCTACGGTTATGGATATGGCTACGGATATGGCTACGGCGATTCCGACCGCGAAACGAATGCCCCGGCCAGCTGA
- a CDS encoding NAD-dependent epimerase/dehydratase family protein: MRKVLVTGSAGFIGFHLSQLLLDEGFAVVGYDGMTDYYDVRIKERRHQMLLQNQHFSATVGRLEDFDALHTLAMAEQPDIIVHLAAQAGVRYSLENPRAYVEANMVGTFNVMECARELGVEHLLMASTSSVYGANEDMPFDEREKCDTPLTLYAATKKANEAMGHSYAHLWNLPTTMFRFFTVYGPWGRPDMALFKFTRGILEGTPIDIYNNGEMFRDFTYVADLVRGIRLLIDAVPERPESPEDIAPHDSLSPAAPFRVVNIGNSDKVRLMDFVEAIEAECGREAIKNFMPMQTGDVPATWADATLLQSLTGYRPQTDVKEGIRRFVAWYREYYEI; this comes from the coding sequence ATGCGCAAAGTCCTCGTCACCGGAAGCGCCGGCTTTATCGGCTTCCACCTCTCGCAGCTGTTGCTGGACGAAGGGTTCGCGGTCGTCGGCTATGACGGCATGACCGATTATTACGATGTGCGGATCAAGGAACGGCGCCATCAGATGCTGCTGCAGAATCAGCATTTCAGCGCCACTGTCGGCAGACTGGAGGATTTTGACGCCCTGCACACACTGGCCATGGCGGAACAGCCGGATATCATTGTCCATCTCGCCGCCCAGGCCGGTGTGCGTTACAGCCTCGAAAACCCGCGCGCCTATGTCGAGGCGAACATGGTCGGCACGTTCAACGTGATGGAATGTGCCCGTGAGCTCGGGGTAGAGCACCTGCTGATGGCAAGCACCAGTTCCGTCTACGGCGCGAACGAGGACATGCCCTTCGACGAGCGAGAGAAGTGCGACACACCGCTGACGCTCTACGCCGCGACCAAGAAGGCCAACGAGGCGATGGGCCACAGTTACGCCCACTTGTGGAACCTGCCGACCACGATGTTCCGCTTCTTCACCGTTTACGGGCCATGGGGGCGGCCCGACATGGCGCTGTTCAAGTTTACCCGCGGCATCCTCGAGGGCACGCCGATCGACATTTACAACAACGGCGAAATGTTCCGCGATTTCACTTACGTGGCCGATCTGGTGCGCGGCATTCGGCTGCTGATCGACGCTGTGCCTGAGCGGCCCGAAAGCCCCGAAGATATCGCGCCGCACGACAGCCTGTCGCCGGCGGCACCGTTCCGTGTGGTGAACATAGGCAACAGCGACAAGGTTCGCCTGATGGATTTCGTGGAAGCTATCGAAGCCGAATGCGGCCGCGAAGCGATTAAGAACTTCATGCCAATGCAGACAGGCGACGTCCCCGCCACCTGGGCCGATGCCACGTTACTGCAAAGCCTGACCGGCTATCGCCCTCAGACCGACGTCAAGGAAGGCATCCGCCGCTTCGTCGCCTGGTATCGTGAGTATTACGAGATCTAG
- a CDS encoding demethoxyubiquinone hydroxylase family protein: MRARDIARMIRVDQAGEFGATRIYQGQLDVMGDRGPHAAEIAEMAEQEKGHRERFDALMAQRGVRPTALQPFWSVAGYALGAGTALLGPEAAMACTAAVEEEIDRHYSQQLDQLAEGEADPELSAMIEEFREDERQHRDAALAAGAEDAPAYPLLSGAIRLGCRVAIKLAERI; encoded by the coding sequence ATGCGCGCGCGCGACATTGCCCGGATGATCCGGGTCGATCAGGCGGGCGAGTTCGGTGCGACCCGGATCTATCAGGGTCAGCTGGATGTGATGGGCGATCGCGGCCCCCATGCGGCAGAGATTGCCGAAATGGCGGAACAGGAGAAGGGGCACCGGGAACGGTTCGATGCCCTGATGGCGCAACGCGGGGTGCGGCCGACGGCGCTGCAGCCGTTCTGGTCGGTCGCCGGATACGCCCTGGGTGCGGGAACCGCACTGCTGGGGCCGGAAGCGGCGATGGCCTGCACGGCTGCCGTAGAGGAAGAGATCGACCGTCACTACTCGCAGCAACTGGATCAGCTGGCCGAAGGAGAGGCCGACCCGGAACTGTCCGCGATGATCGAGGAATTCCGCGAGGATGAGCGGCAGCATCGCGACGCCGCACTGGCGGCGGGGGCGGAAGATGCCCCGGCCTATCCCCTGTTGTCGGGTGCGATCCGGCTCGGCTGCCGGGTCGCGATCAAGCTCGCCGAACGTATTTGA
- a CDS encoding disulfide bond formation protein B — MQTGARQTIVSPHLRLAQRLALAVPALLLAGAYVSQYGFGLFPCEMCWWQRWPHFAAVVLALLATMVPPRRAWIALAALAMLVSGAIGAFHAGVEYGWWEGITGCAVTAQTGAADPLAAIMNAPMVRCDQAAWDLFGISLAGWNFLFSVGGALAIFWLLARARKA, encoded by the coding sequence ATGCAGACTGGGGCGCGCCAGACGATCGTGTCACCCCATCTTCGCTTGGCGCAGCGCCTCGCGCTCGCCGTGCCCGCGCTGCTGCTCGCGGGGGCTTATGTCTCGCAGTACGGTTTCGGCCTCTTTCCCTGCGAGATGTGCTGGTGGCAGCGCTGGCCGCATTTCGCAGCCGTCGTGCTGGCGCTGCTGGCAACGATGGTCCCGCCGCGCCGGGCGTGGATCGCGCTCGCCGCTCTGGCCATGCTCGTTTCCGGTGCGATCGGGGCGTTCCACGCGGGCGTCGAATATGGCTGGTGGGAAGGCATCACTGGCTGCGCCGTAACCGCACAGACGGGGGCGGCCGATCCGCTCGCTGCGATCATGAACGCGCCGATGGTGCGCTGCGATCAGGCGGCCTGGGATCTTTTCGGCATATCGCTTGCTGGATGGAATTTCCTCTTCTCCGTGGGGGGCGCGCTGGCGATCTTCTGGCTGCTGGCGCGGGCGCGAAAGGCATGA
- a CDS encoding S41 family peptidase — translation MKFAALARSAALVTAVALIPATTAGIAQIDGRAGPEFARLFATYERIKASYVEPVDDEKLIRGAIDGMLRSLDPHSAYLDGSDLQRLETMIDGNYSGLGLSVQMDDGAVKIISPFRGSPAMEAGLKAGDYITHLDGDLIYGGELDEAVSRMRGPAGTSIRLTVFRPGRDEPFDVTVTRGVIELEPVTHELAEGNVGVIFVNEFSRDVGADVFSAWETLNQEAGGRLNGLVLDLRSNPGGALDEAVALSDLFLEKGRIVSQRGRAQGETYVFDAESVYRGQIAKGVPMIVLINAGSASASEIVAGALQDHRRALIMGDRSFGKGSVQTLLPLGRDAALKLTTARYYTPADHSVQEGGIEPDISVPQLSDPDLARRARFVMRESDLRGHLVNEAALKDEEMERDRREDPRFTLTAAELEEQGIEDYQLHYALQTLRRTKPSALAQGK, via the coding sequence ATGAAATTCGCCGCTCTCGCCCGGTCGGCTGCACTGGTCACCGCCGTCGCGCTGATCCCGGCCACGACCGCGGGTATCGCGCAGATCGATGGCCGCGCAGGTCCCGAATTCGCGCGCCTGTTCGCCACGTACGAACGGATCAAGGCGAGTTATGTCGAACCGGTCGACGATGAAAAGCTGATCCGCGGCGCGATCGACGGCATGTTGCGCAGTCTCGACCCGCATTCCGCCTATCTCGACGGGTCCGATCTCCAGCGGCTCGAAACGATGATCGACGGCAATTATTCCGGTCTCGGGCTTTCGGTCCAGATGGATGACGGGGCGGTCAAGATTATCTCTCCGTTCCGCGGCAGCCCCGCGATGGAAGCGGGGCTGAAGGCCGGCGATTATATCACCCATCTCGATGGCGACCTGATCTACGGCGGCGAGTTGGACGAGGCGGTAAGCCGGATGCGCGGCCCTGCCGGAACCTCCATTCGCCTGACCGTCTTCCGGCCGGGCCGGGATGAGCCGTTCGATGTGACCGTGACGCGCGGCGTGATCGAGCTTGAACCCGTCACCCACGAACTTGCCGAGGGCAACGTGGGGGTCATCTTCGTCAACGAATTTTCGCGCGATGTCGGCGCCGATGTGTTCTCGGCCTGGGAAACGCTCAACCAGGAAGCGGGCGGGCGGCTCAATGGCCTGGTGCTCGACTTGCGCTCCAACCCCGGCGGCGCGCTGGACGAGGCGGTGGCCCTGTCCGACCTTTTCCTGGAAAAGGGCCGCATCGTTTCGCAGCGCGGCCGCGCGCAGGGCGAAACCTATGTTTTCGATGCCGAATCGGTCTATCGCGGACAGATCGCCAAGGGCGTGCCGATGATCGTGCTCATCAACGCAGGCTCCGCCTCGGCGAGCGAGATCGTCGCAGGCGCGCTGCAGGATCACCGGCGGGCACTGATCATGGGCGATCGCAGCTTCGGCAAGGGTAGCGTGCAAACGCTTCTCCCGCTCGGCCGCGACGCTGCGCTCAAGCTGACCACGGCCCGCTATTACACGCCGGCGGATCATTCGGTGCAGGAAGGCGGGATCGAGCCCGATATTTCCGTGCCCCAGCTCTCGGACCCCGATCTTGCCCGGCGCGCCCGCTTCGTTATGCGCGAATCGGACTTGCGCGGCCATCTGGTGAACGAAGCCGCGTTGAAGGACGAGGAAATGGAGCGCGACCGGCGTGAGGACCCGCGCTTCACGCTGACCGCAGCTGAGCTGGAGGAGCAGGGGATCGAGGATTACCAGCTTCACTATGCGCTGCAGACCCTGCGTCGCACGAAGCCCAGCGCACTGGCGCAGGGCAAGTAA
- a CDS encoding murein hydrolase activator EnvC family protein, with the protein MMRPAAPTLALAGTLAVLFGGYALAQRAETLTGPEEARTALQRAQREAREAEVRGARLEEEARAATEAAEKTAREGAALAARIQEAEAGIAAAEARIALIDDERNRLAVRLAERREPLLRLTAALQKFARRPIALSALRPGSLRETVYLRAMLDTTIPEVRERTAALRAEIARGRRLEAEARQALASLRENEGTLEDRRRRLAAIESRQRLESRRASGIAARETERALALAEEARDLDTLVGQLDTANDLRRELAALPGPIIRPPRPESSEVAFDTGPPEPTPTATAPSENFQLPVVGRTVSGFGAVSEGGIVSTGLSLAPRPGAQVVAPGRGRVAFAGPYRGYGRIVIIEHDGGWTSLVTGLARTDVDVGEGLVPGAPLGVAAPVTPVVTLELRRDGAPVNPLEYVG; encoded by the coding sequence ATGATGCGCCCTGCTGCACCGACCCTCGCCCTGGCCGGCACGCTTGCCGTGCTGTTCGGCGGGTATGCACTGGCGCAGCGGGCCGAAACGCTGACCGGGCCGGAAGAAGCGCGCACCGCCCTCCAGCGCGCCCAGCGCGAAGCGCGCGAGGCGGAGGTGCGCGGCGCGCGGCTGGAAGAAGAAGCGCGGGCTGCGACGGAAGCTGCGGAAAAGACCGCGCGCGAGGGGGCTGCGCTCGCTGCCCGAATACAGGAGGCGGAAGCCGGTATTGCTGCTGCCGAAGCGCGCATCGCGCTGATAGATGACGAGCGAAACCGGCTGGCTGTCCGCCTGGCCGAGCGGCGCGAGCCCCTGCTGCGCCTGACCGCAGCCTTGCAGAAATTCGCGCGCCGCCCGATCGCACTATCGGCATTGCGCCCCGGATCGCTGCGCGAAACGGTCTATCTGCGGGCCATGCTCGACACCACGATACCCGAAGTGCGCGAACGCACGGCCGCGTTGCGCGCGGAGATTGCTCGCGGACGGCGGCTGGAGGCGGAGGCGCGCCAGGCCCTCGCCAGTCTTCGCGAGAACGAGGGCACGCTGGAGGATCGCCGTCGGCGTCTGGCCGCGATCGAGAGCCGCCAGCGGCTGGAATCGCGCCGGGCTAGCGGAATCGCGGCGCGCGAGACCGAACGCGCGCTCGCGCTGGCGGAAGAGGCGCGCGATCTCGATACGCTGGTCGGGCAACTGGATACGGCGAACGATCTGCGGCGTGAACTCGCCGCGTTGCCCGGTCCGATCATACGCCCGCCGCGACCGGAAAGCTCGGAAGTCGCGTTCGATACCGGCCCTCCTGAACCCACGCCGACAGCAACCGCACCTTCGGAGAATTTCCAGCTTCCCGTGGTGGGGCGGACGGTTTCGGGTTTCGGCGCCGTGTCCGAAGGCGGGATCGTGAGTACCGGGCTGTCGCTGGCCCCACGACCAGGCGCGCAGGTCGTGGCACCGGGCCGGGGGCGGGTCGCCTTTGCCGGTCCCTACCGCGGATATGGCCGGATCGTCATCATCGAGCACGACGGCGGCTGGACAAGCCTGGTGACCGGCCTTGCCCGAACCGACGTCGACGTGGGCGAGGGGCTGGTGCCCGGCGCACCCCTGGGCGTGGCGGCACCGGTCACCCCCGTGGTGACGCTGGAACTGCGCCGCGATGGCGCGCCGGTCAATCCACTGGAGTACGTTGGATAG
- a CDS encoding 23S rRNA (pseudouridine(1915)-N(3))-methyltransferase RlmH yields the protein MLLHVIARGKIGRSPEAELVARYRKRLTWPCTITELPETGGRVPPPQTPDRTVLLDERGKQFSSEEFAALLGRWRDDGVRETRFVLGAADGHSAQERDEADLLLAFGKATWPHLLARAMLMEQLYRATAILAGHPYHRAG from the coding sequence ATGCTGCTGCACGTGATCGCGCGCGGCAAGATCGGCCGCTCGCCGGAAGCGGAGCTGGTCGCGCGCTATCGCAAACGGTTGACCTGGCCGTGCACGATTACCGAGCTGCCGGAAACCGGCGGTCGGGTCCCGCCTCCCCAGACGCCCGATCGCACCGTTCTGCTCGACGAGCGCGGCAAGCAGTTTTCGTCGGAAGAATTCGCCGCGCTGCTGGGCCGCTGGCGTGACGACGGCGTGCGCGAAACGCGCTTCGTGCTCGGCGCAGCCGATGGCCATTCCGCGCAGGAACGCGATGAGGCGGACCTGCTGCTGGCATTCGGCAAGGCCACCTGGCCCCACCTGCTTGCCCGTGCCATGCTGATGGAACAGCTCTATCGGGCGACGGCGATCCTTGCCGGTCACCCGTATCATCGGGCAGGATAG
- the rsfS gene encoding ribosome silencing factor: MTPAQSSLSNQDSSPRDSHGSAAIEAEPGSLHALVLDQLEEDQALDLVSIPLAGKSSIADHMIVASGRSTRQVASIAQKLAERIKQNGHGPVRLEGLPQADWVLIDAGDVVVHLFRPEVRSFYNLERMWAFGDAPPVAAGTA; this comes from the coding sequence ATGACGCCGGCGCAATCTTCCCTGTCCAATCAGGATTCGTCCCCGCGGGATTCCCACGGTTCGGCCGCGATCGAGGCTGAGCCCGGCTCGCTTCACGCACTTGTTCTCGACCAGCTGGAGGAGGATCAGGCGCTCGATCTCGTCTCGATCCCGCTGGCGGGCAAGTCGAGCATTGCCGATCATATGATCGTCGCTTCCGGGCGGTCGACCCGTCAGGTGGCCTCGATCGCGCAGAAGCTTGCCGAGCGGATCAAGCAGAACGGTCACGGCCCCGTGCGGCTCGAAGGGCTCCCCCAGGCCGACTGGGTGCTGATCGACGCCGGCGACGTGGTGGTCCACCTTTTCCGTCCGGAAGTGCGCAGTTTCTACAACCTTGAGCGGATGTGGGCGTTCGGCGACGCGCCGCCGGTTGCGGCGGGCACTGCCTGA
- a CDS encoding nicotinate-nucleotide adenylyltransferase, protein MTFARRIGLLGGSFNPAHGGHRRISLFARQALGLDEIWWMVSPGNPLKPRAGMAPLGARVKSAIHKARGAPIRVTAIERELGTRYTIDSLRALIARYPRHRFVWLMGSDNLAQFHQWKDWRDIARALPIAVVARPGYDGAALASPAMAWLRRHRVGAATFRKRGEWSAPSLVTLRFDPDPRSATAIRRADPDWADRFSQVPPRDQLTFRPIRPISVPERVQAP, encoded by the coding sequence CTGACTTTCGCGCGCCGGATCGGGCTGCTGGGCGGCAGTTTCAACCCTGCCCACGGCGGCCATCGCCGAATTTCGCTGTTTGCCCGCCAGGCCCTGGGGCTGGACGAGATATGGTGGATGGTTTCCCCCGGCAATCCGCTCAAGCCCAGGGCCGGCATGGCGCCGCTTGGGGCACGGGTGAAGTCGGCAATTCACAAGGCGCGCGGCGCACCAATCCGGGTCACCGCGATCGAGCGTGAACTGGGCACGCGATACACGATCGACAGCCTGCGCGCCCTGATTGCGCGCTATCCGCGCCATCGTTTCGTCTGGCTGATGGGATCGGACAATCTCGCGCAATTCCATCAGTGGAAGGATTGGCGCGATATAGCGCGCGCCTTGCCGATTGCGGTCGTCGCCCGGCCCGGCTATGATGGTGCTGCCCTCGCCAGCCCCGCGATGGCCTGGCTGCGCCGGCATCGTGTCGGCGCGGCGACATTCAGGAAAAGGGGCGAATGGAGTGCGCCGAGCCTGGTGACTTTGCGTTTCGATCCGGATCCCCGTTCGGCCACGGCCATCCGCCGTGCCGACCCCGACTGGGCCGATCGCTTTTCGCAGGTTCCGCCGCGCGACCAGCTTACATTTCGGCCAATACGACCTATTTCGGTGCCGGAGCGTGTGCAGGCGCCATGA
- a CDS encoding peptidoglycan DD-metalloendopeptidase family protein produces the protein MGRLRTWFPDREFFMRSQGQVRFIKISSRVQMTAAGIATVALLAWALSMAIMGWTQYRAQADRLSLLEREAKIATSEERFDAYGDDLNAVAEELEQRQTVLEEMAEMLPDDISTAAKVSDSRGEAAETVAKVSAVFPQARPLAEIEARQLALVEKMTRFADHRAERAAAAMRKLGLDPTEMLRSAPREAMGGPLELLATGPNGKADPRFERLGLSLARMAVLEQGLDGIPQFQPASIKYISSGFGYRRDPFTGRSAMHKGLDFRGPMGAPIYAAADGRVSFVGRKSGYGNVVEISHGNGLTTRYAHMSKFSAQVGQEVDAGYVIGAIGSTGRSTGPHLHFEVRINGRAVNPRPFLENAPNVLKEVRTLSDGSHTHG, from the coding sequence ATGGGACGCCTGCGGACCTGGTTTCCCGATCGCGAATTCTTCATGCGATCTCAGGGTCAGGTGCGTTTCATCAAGATCTCTTCGCGCGTGCAGATGACTGCGGCGGGCATCGCCACCGTTGCCCTGCTCGCCTGGGCCTTGAGCATGGCGATCATGGGGTGGACCCAGTATCGCGCACAGGCCGATCGACTTTCCCTGCTCGAACGCGAGGCGAAGATCGCCACGTCGGAAGAGCGGTTCGATGCCTATGGCGACGACCTGAACGCCGTTGCCGAAGAGCTGGAGCAGCGCCAGACGGTGCTGGAAGAAATGGCCGAGATGCTGCCCGACGATATCAGCACGGCAGCGAAGGTCAGCGATTCGCGCGGCGAAGCGGCGGAAACGGTGGCGAAAGTCAGTGCCGTTTTTCCTCAGGCGCGGCCCCTTGCCGAAATCGAAGCGCGTCAGCTCGCGCTGGTCGAGAAAATGACGCGCTTTGCCGATCATCGGGCGGAACGCGCCGCCGCGGCCATGCGCAAGCTGGGCCTCGACCCCACCGAAATGCTGCGTTCTGCGCCGCGCGAGGCAATGGGTGGTCCGCTGGAACTGCTGGCCACCGGCCCCAACGGCAAGGCCGATCCGCGGTTCGAACGTCTCGGCCTCAGCCTCGCCCGGATGGCCGTGCTTGAGCAGGGGCTGGACGGCATTCCCCAGTTTCAGCCCGCCAGCATCAAGTATATCTCCTCTGGCTTCGGCTATCGCCGCGATCCGTTCACGGGACGCAGCGCGATGCACAAGGGGCTGGATTTCCGCGGCCCGATGGGCGCGCCGATCTATGCCGCCGCCGATGGCCGGGTGAGCTTCGTCGGGCGCAAGTCGGGTTATGGAAACGTTGTCGAAATCAGTCACGGCAACGGGCTGACGACTCGTTATGCCCATATGTCGAAGTTTTCTGCGCAGGTTGGGCAGGAAGTCGATGCCGGGTACGTGATCGGCGCAATCGGCAGCACCGGCCGGTCCACCGGGCCGCACCTGCATTTCGAAGTTCGCATCAATGGCCGCGCCGTCAATCCGCGCCCCTTCCTGGAGAATGCGCCCAATGTTCTCAAAGAAGTCAGAACCCTCTCCGACGGGAGCCATACCCATGGCTAG
- a CDS encoding bactofilin family protein codes for MARPSSPSGSTFSVIGADVTIKGDVTASTELHVDGRIEGDVTCDSLVQGESSVIEGAVSAEIARLAGQVRGSITARQLVVLKSARIEGDVHYDALTIEQGAQVEGRFAYRLSEGQTGDRNASSAATQADDGEPKLTLAQ; via the coding sequence ATGGCTAGGCCGTCTTCCCCCTCGGGCTCGACATTCTCTGTCATCGGGGCCGACGTCACGATCAAGGGCGATGTGACCGCATCGACCGAACTGCATGTCGACGGCCGGATCGAAGGTGACGTGACTTGCGATTCGCTGGTTCAGGGCGAATCGAGCGTGATCGAAGGGGCCGTGAGCGCCGAGATCGCCCGGCTGGCCGGTCAGGTGCGCGGATCGATCACCGCGCGCCAGCTCGTCGTTCTCAAGTCCGCCCGGATCGAAGGCGATGTGCATTACGATGCGCTGACGATCGAGCAGGGCGCACAGGTCGAAGGGCGCTTCGCCTATCGCCTCTCCGAAGGGCAGACCGGCGACAGAAATGCGTCCTCCGCCGCCACTCAGGCCGACGACGGCGAACCGAAGCTTACGCTGGCGCAGTAG